In Lacibacter sp. H375, one DNA window encodes the following:
- the ytxJ gene encoding bacillithiol system redox-active protein YtxJ, protein MNWIPLRSLEDLEQVIHLSQEKPQVIFKHSTRCNISSVAKNRLERAGEGELQFHYLDLISYRPLSNSVAERFAVEHESPQILVIKNGKCVYNESHMGIDMGEIKDQLQFN, encoded by the coding sequence TCCCTCTACGTTCCTTGGAAGACCTGGAACAGGTTATTCATTTGTCGCAAGAAAAGCCACAGGTTATTTTCAAACACAGCACCCGTTGTAATATCAGTTCGGTTGCCAAGAACCGTTTGGAAAGAGCCGGAGAAGGTGAACTTCAGTTTCATTATCTCGATCTGATCTCCTACCGTCCTTTATCAAATTCTGTTGCCGAACGATTTGCTGTTGAACATGAATCGCCACAAATTCTGGTGATCAAAAATGGCAAATGTGTTTACAACGAAAGCCACATGGGTATTGATATGGGTGAAATAAAAGATCAGCTTCAATTCAATTAA